One window of Bacteroides sp. AN502(2024) genomic DNA carries:
- the lipA gene encoding lipoyl synthase, with protein MTDRVRKPEWLKINIGANERYTETKRIVDSHCLHTICSSGRCPNMGECWGKGTATFMIGGDICTRSCKFCNTQTGRPHPLDANEPTHVAESVALMKLNHAVITSVDRDDLPDLGAEHWARTIREVKRLNPQTTIEVLIPDFQGRMELVDLVIDSRPDIISHNMETVRRISPLVRSAANYDTSLQVIRHISEKGVKSKSGIMVGLGETPEEVETLMDDLLAAGCQILTIGQYLQPSRRHYPVAAYITPLQFVKYKTVGLEKGFNIVESAPLVRSSYHAEKHIR; from the coding sequence ATGACAGACAGAGTACGTAAACCCGAATGGCTGAAAATTAATATCGGTGCAAACGAACGATACACCGAAACCAAACGAATTGTTGACTCCCACTGCTTACACACGATATGTAGCAGTGGGCGTTGCCCTAATATGGGGGAATGTTGGGGAAAAGGAACTGCGACCTTCATGATTGGTGGTGACATCTGCACACGTAGCTGTAAATTTTGTAACACACAAACGGGACGCCCGCACCCGTTAGATGCAAATGAGCCTACCCATGTAGCAGAATCCGTCGCACTGATGAAACTGAATCATGCCGTCATCACTTCTGTAGACCGGGATGATTTACCTGATTTGGGAGCTGAACATTGGGCACGTACCATCCGGGAAGTAAAGCGGTTGAATCCACAGACAACCATTGAAGTACTGATTCCGGATTTTCAAGGCAGAATGGAGTTGGTAGATTTAGTAATCGACTCCCGCCCCGACATCATATCACATAATATGGAAACGGTACGCCGCATTAGTCCGCTAGTGCGCAGCGCAGCAAATTATGATACAAGTTTGCAGGTCATCAGACACATTTCCGAAAAGGGAGTTAAATCAAAAAGCGGCATTATGGTCGGCTTGGGGGAAACTCCTGAAGAAGTCGAGACTTTGATGGATGATCTGCTAGCAGCCGGTTGCCAGATCCTTACCATAGGTCAATACCTGCAACCGAGTCGCCGACATTATCCCGTTGCGGCATACATCACCCCACTGCAATTCGTGAAATATAAAACTGTCGGTTTGGAGAAAGGGTTCAACATCGTAGAGAGTGCCCCTCTTGTTCGTTCTTCCTACCACGCAGAGAAGCATATTCGTTAA
- a CDS encoding S9 family peptidase: MKKISITLLLCLLCLTGMAQGQKALNLKDITSGRFRPENIQGVIPMPDGEHYTQMNADGTQIIKYSFKTGEKVEVIFDVSTTRECDFKHFDSYQFSPDGQKLLIATKTTPIYRHSYTAVHYIYPLKRNDKGVTTNNIIERLSDGGPQQVPVFSPDGTMIAFVRDNNIFLVKLLYGNSESQITEDGKQNSVINGIPDWVYEEEFGFDRALEFSADNTLIAFIRFDESKVPSYSFPVFAGQAPRMDALRDYPSEYTYKYPKAGYPNSKVEVRTYDIKSHVTRTMKLPLDADGYIPRIRFTKDANKLAIMTLNRHQNRFDLYFADPRSTLCKLILRDESPYYIKGNIFDNIRFYPEYFSLLSERDGYSHLYWYSMGGNLIKKVTNGKFEVKDFLGYNEEDGSFYYTSNEESPLRKAVYKIDKKGKKTKLSQQTGTNTPIFSKSMKYYMNKFSSLDTPLLVTLNDHSGKTLKTLITNDALKQTMSGYAVPQKEFFTFQTTDGVKLNGWMMKPVNFSTSKKYPVLMYQYSGPGSQQVLDTWEISWETYMASLGYIVVCVDGRGTGGRGEAFEKCTYLKIGVKEAKDQVETALYLGKQAYVDKNRIGIWGWSYGGYMTLMSMSEGTPVFKAGVAVAAPTDWRFYDTIYTERFMRTPKENAEGYKESSAFTRADKLHGNLLLVHGMADDNVHFQNCTEYAELLVQLGKQFDMQVYTNRNHGIYGGNTRQHLYTRLTNFFLNNL; this comes from the coding sequence ATGAAAAAGATCAGCATCACTTTATTACTCTGCCTTCTCTGTCTGACCGGAATGGCACAAGGACAAAAGGCACTCAATTTAAAAGACATCACCTCCGGACGTTTCCGCCCGGAAAATATCCAGGGGGTAATTCCCATGCCTGATGGCGAGCACTATACACAGATGAACGCTGATGGCACGCAAATCATTAAATACTCTTTCAAGACAGGTGAGAAAGTAGAAGTGATTTTCGATGTAAGCACTACACGCGAATGTGACTTCAAGCACTTCGACAGTTATCAATTCTCTCCCGACGGTCAGAAATTACTGATTGCTACCAAAACGACACCGATATATAGGCATTCATACACAGCCGTACATTACATTTACCCTTTGAAACGAAATGACAAGGGCGTTACGACAAACAACATTATTGAACGGCTGTCTGACGGCGGACCTCAACAAGTACCCGTCTTTTCTCCAGACGGTACAATGATTGCTTTTGTCCGTGACAATAACATATTTCTTGTTAAGCTGCTTTATGGCAACAGTGAAAGCCAAATCACCGAAGATGGCAAACAAAACTCTGTAATCAACGGCATTCCCGACTGGGTATATGAAGAGGAGTTCGGTTTCGACCGTGCTTTGGAATTCAGTGCCGACAATACCCTGATTGCTTTCATCCGTTTCGATGAATCAAAAGTTCCCTCCTACTCTTTCCCTGTATTTGCCGGACAAGCCCCCCGTATGGATGCGTTAAGAGATTATCCGAGTGAATATACCTACAAATATCCGAAAGCCGGATACCCGAATTCAAAAGTAGAAGTACGCACATACGACATAAAATCACATGTCACCCGTACAATGAAACTCCCGCTGGATGCAGATGGATACATTCCGCGTATCCGCTTCACAAAAGATGCCAACAAATTGGCTATCATGACACTGAACCGTCATCAAAATCGTTTCGATCTCTACTTTGCCGATCCTCGGTCAACACTTTGCAAACTAATACTTCGTGATGAATCTCCTTATTACATCAAGGGGAATATTTTCGATAACATCCGGTTCTATCCGGAATATTTCAGCCTGCTTAGTGAACGTGACGGTTACAGTCATCTCTACTGGTATAGCATGGGAGGTAACCTAATCAAAAAGGTTACCAATGGTAAGTTCGAAGTGAAAGATTTCCTTGGATATAATGAAGAAGACGGCTCTTTCTATTATACCAGCAACGAAGAGAGCCCTCTGCGTAAAGCTGTCTATAAAATAGACAAGAAAGGCAAAAAGACCAAATTGTCTCAACAGACAGGAACCAATACGCCGATCTTCAGCAAATCGATGAAGTATTACATGAACAAGTTCTCTAGCCTGGATACTCCTTTGTTAGTTACTTTGAACGATCATTCAGGCAAAACGCTCAAAACGCTTATTACGAATGATGCGTTGAAACAAACGATGTCCGGATATGCTGTACCACAAAAGGAGTTCTTTACTTTCCAGACTACAGATGGTGTGAAATTGAATGGCTGGATGATGAAACCGGTAAACTTCTCCACATCCAAAAAATATCCGGTACTGATGTATCAATATAGCGGTCCGGGTTCTCAACAGGTATTGGATACTTGGGAAATCAGCTGGGAAACGTACATGGCAAGCCTCGGTTATATCGTGGTATGTGTAGACGGTCGCGGTACCGGAGGCCGTGGAGAAGCTTTTGAGAAATGTACCTATTTGAAAATCGGAGTCAAAGAAGCCAAAGACCAAGTGGAAACAGCACTCTATCTCGGCAAACAAGCGTATGTGGACAAAAACCGCATCGGTATCTGGGGTTGGAGTTATGGCGGCTACATGACTCTGATGAGCATGAGCGAAGGAACCCCCGTATTCAAAGCCGGAGTAGCAGTAGCCGCACCAACCGACTGGCGTTTCTATGATACGATTTATACCGAACGTTTCATGCGCACTCCCAAAGAAAATGCGGAAGGATATAAGGAGTCATCAGCCTTCACCCGTGCCGACAAACTTCATGGAAACCTGTTGCTGGTACATGGCATGGCGGATGACAATGTTCACTTCCAAAACTGCACAGAATATGCCGAGCTGTTAGTTCAGCTTGGAAAACAATTTGATATGCAAGTGTACACAAACCGTAATCACGGAATATATGGTGGCAATACCCGCCAACACCTGTACACACGATTGACTAACTTTTTCTTGAACAATTTATAA
- the miaA gene encoding tRNA (adenosine(37)-N6)-dimethylallyltransferase MiaA, whose protein sequence is MPTLIVLIGPTGVGKTELSLRLAETFQTSIVSADSRQLYAELKIGTAAPTPDQLQRVPHQLVGTLHLTDYYSAAQYETEALDILEKLFTQHEVVILTGGSMMYVDAICKGIDDIPTVDTETRQLMLQKYEEEGLEQLCAELRLLDPEYYRIVDLKNPKRVIHALEICYMTGRTYTSFRTQQKKQRPFRILKIGLTRDREELYDRINRRVDQMMEEGLLEEVRSVLPYRHLNSLNTVGYKELFKYLDGEWELPFAIDKIKQNSRIYSRKQMTWFKRDKEIKWFHPQQETEILAYLRQSL, encoded by the coding sequence ATGCCGACTCTCATTGTTCTTATAGGTCCCACAGGCGTAGGAAAAACGGAGTTGAGTCTACGCTTGGCAGAAACATTTCAGACAAGCATTGTATCTGCCGATTCGAGACAGCTTTATGCCGAATTAAAAATAGGTACGGCAGCTCCTACTCCCGACCAACTCCAACGTGTTCCACATCAACTGGTCGGTACGCTCCACCTTACAGACTATTACAGCGCTGCTCAATACGAAACAGAAGCACTGGATATTCTGGAGAAATTATTCACGCAACACGAAGTCGTGATTCTCACAGGTGGATCAATGATGTACGTAGACGCAATCTGTAAGGGGATTGACGACATTCCTACCGTTGATACGGAAACCCGTCAACTTATGTTACAAAAGTATGAGGAGGAGGGCCTTGAACAACTCTGCGCCGAACTTCGTCTGTTAGATCCGGAATATTACCGGATTGTAGATCTAAAGAATCCCAAGCGGGTAATTCATGCACTGGAGATTTGCTATATGACTGGACGCACTTATACTTCTTTTCGCACCCAACAAAAAAAACAGCGTCCTTTCCGTATCCTGAAAATCGGTCTGACTCGTGATCGGGAAGAACTTTACGACCGTATCAACCGTCGGGTAGACCAGATGATGGAGGAAGGATTGTTGGAAGAAGTACGCTCTGTACTTCCCTATCGCCATCTCAATTCACTAAATACGGTAGGTTATAAAGAACTATTCAAATATCTGGATGGAGAATGGGAACTCCCCTTTGCTATAGATAAAATCAAGCAGAACTCCCGTATTTATTCACGTAAACAGATGACCTGGTTCAAAAGAGATAAAGAGATAAAATGGTTTCACCCGCAACAGGAAACAGAGATACTGGCGTACCTCCGTCAATCTTTATAA
- the lpxA gene encoding acyl-ACP--UDP-N-acetylglucosamine O-acyltransferase: MISPLAYIHPEAKIGKNVEIAPFVFIDKNVVIGDNNKIMANANILYGSRIGNGNTIFPGAVIGAVPQDLKFRGEESTAEIGDNNLIRENVTINRGTAAKGRTIVGNNNLLMEGVHVAHDALVGNGCIIGNSTKMAGEIVIDDNAIVSASVLMHQFCHVGSHVMIQGGCRFSKDIPPYIIAGREPIAFSGINIIGLRRRGFANEVIESIHNAYRIIYQSGLNTTEALKKIEDEFEKSPEIDYIVNFIRNSERGIIK; encoded by the coding sequence ATGATAAGTCCTTTAGCGTATATTCATCCCGAGGCTAAAATTGGGAAAAATGTAGAAATTGCGCCTTTTGTATTTATAGATAAGAACGTAGTTATCGGTGACAATAACAAAATTATGGCTAATGCCAATATTTTATACGGTTCACGTATTGGTAACGGAAACACCATTTTTCCGGGCGCCGTTATTGGAGCTGTGCCACAGGATCTCAAGTTTCGCGGTGAAGAATCAACAGCCGAAATCGGAGATAATAATCTGATTCGTGAAAATGTGACAATCAACCGTGGTACAGCAGCTAAAGGGCGTACGATTGTAGGAAATAACAATTTACTGATGGAAGGTGTACACGTTGCACACGATGCGTTGGTTGGCAACGGATGTATCATCGGTAACTCTACCAAGATGGCAGGTGAAATCGTCATTGATGATAATGCGATTGTCAGCGCTAGTGTATTGATGCACCAATTCTGTCATGTAGGTAGTCATGTTATGATTCAGGGCGGATGCCGCTTCAGTAAAGATATTCCTCCCTACATCATCGCAGGACGCGAACCGATTGCTTTCAGCGGAATCAATATCATCGGTCTGCGTCGTCGTGGTTTCGCCAATGAAGTGATTGAAAGTATCCACAATGCCTACCGTATCATTTACCAAAGTGGTTTGAACACGACAGAAGCATTGAAGAAAATAGAAGATGAATTCGAGAAAAGTCCGGAAATTGACTATATCGTCAATTTCATCCGTAATTCAGAACGTGGTATAATTAAATAA
- a CDS encoding bifunctional UDP-3-O-[3-hydroxymyristoyl] N-acetylglucosamine deacetylase/3-hydroxyacyl-ACP dehydratase produces the protein MLKQKTLKDSFSLSGKGLHTGLDLTVTFNPAPENHGYKIQRIDVEGQPTIDAVADNVTETTRGTVLSKNGVKVSTVEHSMAALYALGIDNCLIQVNGPEFPILDGSAQYYVQEIERVGTVEQNAVKDFYIIKSKIEFRDETTGSSIIVLPDENFSLNVLVSYDSTIIPNQFATLEDMHKFKDEVAASRTFVFVREIEPLLSAGLIKGGDLDNAIVIYERKMSQESFDKLADVMGVPHMDANQLGYINHKPLVWPNECARHKLLDVIGDLALIGKPIKGRIIATRPGHTINNKFARQMRKEIRLHEIQAPSYDCNREPIMDVNRIRELLPHRYPFQLVDKVIEIGANYIVGIKNITVNEPFFQGHFPQEPVMPGVLQVEAMAQVGGLLVLNSVDDPERYSTYFMKIDGVKFRQKVVPGDTIIFRVELLAPIRRGISTMKGYAFVGEKVVCEAEFMAQIVKNK, from the coding sequence ATGCTGAAACAAAAAACGCTGAAAGATAGCTTTTCACTGAGCGGGAAAGGTCTTCACACTGGACTTGATCTCACTGTAACATTCAATCCTGCTCCGGAAAATCATGGATATAAGATCCAACGTATTGACGTAGAAGGACAACCCACTATCGATGCAGTAGCCGACAATGTGACAGAAACCACTCGTGGCACTGTACTGTCGAAGAATGGAGTCAAAGTAAGCACTGTTGAACATAGTATGGCAGCCCTCTACGCATTGGGCATTGACAACTGCCTTATCCAGGTTAACGGACCGGAATTTCCTATATTAGATGGTAGTGCACAATATTATGTACAAGAGATAGAACGTGTAGGAACAGTAGAACAAAATGCCGTCAAAGACTTTTATATTATCAAGTCTAAAATCGAGTTCCGGGACGAAACGACAGGTTCTTCTATCATTGTATTGCCTGACGAAAATTTCAGTCTGAATGTACTGGTTTCTTACGATTCAACCATTATTCCGAATCAGTTTGCTACACTTGAAGATATGCATAAATTCAAAGACGAAGTGGCTGCCAGCCGTACTTTCGTCTTTGTTCGCGAAATAGAGCCACTACTCTCCGCCGGATTGATTAAAGGTGGTGATCTGGACAATGCAATCGTTATTTACGAGCGTAAGATGTCGCAGGAAAGTTTCGACAAGTTGGCCGATGTAATGGGAGTACCTCACATGGATGCCAATCAACTGGGTTACATTAATCACAAACCGTTGGTTTGGCCCAATGAATGTGCCCGTCACAAATTGCTGGATGTCATCGGCGACCTCGCTTTAATTGGCAAACCGATTAAAGGCCGTATCATCGCTACCCGTCCCGGACACACCATCAACAATAAATTTGCCCGTCAAATGCGGAAAGAAATCCGTCTTCATGAAATACAGGCACCGAGTTACGACTGTAACCGTGAGCCGATAATGGATGTAAACCGTATCCGTGAATTATTGCCGCACCGATATCCTTTCCAGCTGGTTGACAAAGTAATTGAAATTGGTGCCAACTACATTGTGGGTATCAAAAATATCACAGTTAACGAACCTTTCTTTCAGGGACATTTTCCACAGGAACCTGTTATGCCGGGAGTACTTCAAGTGGAAGCAATGGCACAAGTCGGAGGTTTGCTTGTATTAAACTCTGTAGATGATCCAGAACGTTATTCTACCTACTTCATGAAAATAGATGGAGTGAAATTTCGTCAAAAGGTAGTACCGGGAGATACAATCATCTTTCGCGTAGAACTGCTGGCACCTATCCGCCGTGGCATTTCTACCATGAAAGGATATGCATTTGTCGGTGAGAAAGTTGTTTGTGAAGCTGAGTTCATGGCACAAATAGTAAAAAATAAGTAA
- the lpxD gene encoding UDP-3-O-(3-hydroxymyristoyl)glucosamine N-acyltransferase: MEFSAKQIAAFIQGEIIGDENATVHTFAKIEEGMPGAISFLSNPKYTPYIYETQSSIVLVNKDFTPEHEIKATLIKVDNAYESLAKLLNLYEMSKPKKQGIDSLAFVAPSAQIGENVYIGAFAYIGENTVIGDNTQIYPHTFVGDGVKIGNDCLLYSNVNVYHDCRIGNECILHSGAVIGADGFGFAPTPNGYDKIPQIGIVILEDKVDIGANTCIDRATMGATVIHSGVKIDNLVQIAHNDEIGSHTVMAAQVGIAGSTKVGEWCMFGGQVGIAGHSKIGDKVGLGAQSGVPGDIKSGSQLIGTPPMELKQYFKASIVQRSLPDMQKELRNLRKEVEELKQLLNK; encoded by the coding sequence ATGGAGTTCTCGGCTAAGCAAATTGCAGCATTTATCCAAGGGGAAATCATTGGAGACGAAAACGCTACGGTACACACATTCGCTAAAATTGAAGAGGGAATGCCCGGAGCAATTTCTTTCCTGTCGAATCCCAAATATACACCTTACATCTACGAAACACAATCAAGCATTGTCTTGGTGAACAAGGACTTCACTCCCGAGCATGAAATAAAAGCTACTCTGATCAAAGTAGACAATGCATATGAAAGTCTGGCTAAATTGCTCAATCTTTATGAGATGAGCAAACCTAAGAAACAAGGTATAGATTCATTAGCTTTCGTTGCACCCAGTGCCCAAATAGGTGAAAATGTATATATTGGCGCTTTCGCCTATATCGGTGAGAATACCGTGATCGGAGATAATACCCAAATTTATCCACACACTTTTGTGGGAGACGGTGTGAAGATAGGCAACGATTGCTTGCTTTACTCCAATGTAAATGTTTATCATGATTGCCGCATAGGCAATGAATGTATCCTGCATTCAGGTGCAGTGATCGGAGCTGACGGATTTGGCTTTGCTCCCACTCCGAACGGATACGATAAAATTCCGCAAATTGGAATTGTTATCCTGGAAGATAAAGTAGATATAGGTGCCAACACTTGTATAGACCGCGCTACCATGGGAGCCACGGTAATACATAGTGGTGTAAAAATAGATAATCTGGTACAAATAGCCCATAACGACGAGATAGGATCACACACCGTAATGGCTGCTCAAGTGGGCATTGCCGGTTCTACGAAAGTCGGCGAATGGTGTATGTTCGGCGGTCAGGTAGGTATTGCCGGACATTCCAAAATAGGAGACAAAGTTGGTTTAGGTGCACAATCAGGTGTGCCCGGAGATATCAAATCCGGCAGCCAGCTTATCGGAACTCCTCCTATGGAGCTGAAGCAATACTTCAAGGCCTCCATTGTACAAAGAAGCCTGCCGGATATGCAAAAAGAATTGCGCAATCTACGCAAAGAAGTAGAAGAATTAAAACAACTATTAAATAAGTAA
- a CDS encoding HD domain-containing protein produces MPYERKIINDPVFGFINIPKGLLYDIVRHPLLQRLTRIKQVGLSSVVYPGAQHTRFQHSLGAFHLMSEAITQLASKGNFIFDSEAEAVQAAILLHDIGHGPFSHVLEDTIVKGVSHEEISLMLMERMNKEMNGQLNLAIQIFKDEYPKRFLHQLVSGQLDMDRLDYLRRDSFYTGVTEGNIGSARIIKMLDVADDRLVIESKGIYSIENFLTARRLMYWQVYLHKTSVAYEKMLISTLLRAKELASQGVELFASPALRFFLYNDIHPTEFYHNPDCLENFIQLDDNDIWTALKVWSTHTDKVLSTLSTGMINRNIFKVEISSEPISEDRKKELTLHISQQLGITLSEANYFVSTPSIEKNMYNPADDSIDIIYKDGTIKNIAEASDMLNISLLSKKVKKYYLCYQRLHR; encoded by the coding sequence ATGCCTTACGAAAGAAAAATAATCAACGACCCCGTATTCGGGTTCATCAACATTCCAAAGGGGTTACTGTACGATATAGTACGGCATCCCCTTTTGCAGCGTCTTACCCGCATCAAGCAAGTAGGATTATCATCAGTTGTATATCCCGGTGCGCAACACACCCGCTTCCAACACTCTTTAGGCGCTTTTCACCTGATGAGTGAAGCTATTACCCAACTGGCCTCCAAAGGCAATTTTATCTTTGACAGTGAAGCGGAAGCCGTGCAGGCTGCCATCCTGTTGCATGATATAGGACACGGTCCTTTCTCTCATGTACTGGAGGACACTATAGTAAAAGGAGTCTCGCACGAAGAGATTTCTCTCATGCTGATGGAACGGATGAATAAAGAGATGAACGGTCAACTTAATCTTGCCATTCAAATCTTCAAAGACGAATACCCCAAACGCTTTCTCCATCAACTTGTAAGCGGCCAGCTGGATATGGACAGGCTGGATTATCTTCGCCGCGACAGCTTTTACACAGGCGTGACAGAGGGAAATATCGGTTCTGCACGAATCATCAAAATGCTTGACGTAGCGGATGACCGTCTGGTTATCGAATCCAAAGGTATTTACTCTATCGAGAATTTCCTTACGGCACGTCGCCTGATGTACTGGCAAGTATATCTGCATAAGACGTCCGTCGCATACGAAAAGATGCTGATCAGTACCCTACTACGTGCTAAAGAACTGGCATCACAAGGAGTAGAGTTGTTTGCATCACCAGCATTGCGTTTTTTCCTCTACAATGATATCCATCCTACGGAATTCTATCATAACCCCGACTGTCTGGAGAATTTTATCCAGCTGGACGACAACGATATATGGACAGCCTTGAAGGTATGGAGTACCCACACGGATAAAGTACTTTCTACTTTAAGCACGGGAATGATAAACCGAAATATCTTTAAAGTAGAAATTTCGTCGGAACCGATTAGTGAGGACAGAAAAAAAGAATTAACTTTGCACATCAGCCAGCAATTAGGCATAACCCTTTCCGAAGCGAACTATTTTGTCTCTACCCCCAGCATCGAAAAGAATATGTATAACCCGGCAGATGACAGTATTGACATTATCTATAAAGACGGCACTATCAAAAATATTGCCGAAGCATCGGACATGCTGAACATCTCATTATTGTCCAAAAAGGTAAAGAAATACTATCTCTGCTATCAGAGATTACACAGATAA
- the pyrF gene encoding orotidine-5'-phosphate decarboxylase — protein sequence MDKQQLFENIKRKKSFLCVGLDTDIKKIPDHLLKEEDPIFAFNKAIIDATADLCIAYKPNLAFYESMGVKGWIAFEKTVKYIKENYPDQFIIADAKRGDIGNTSAMYARTFFEELDIDSVTVAPYMGEDSVTPFLAYEGKWVILLALTSNKGSHDFQLTEDVNGERLFEKVLRKSQEWAGDNCMMYVVGATQGRAFEEIRQIVPNHFLLVPGVGAQGGSLEEVCKYGMNSTCGLIVNSSRGIIYVDKTEKFAEAARTAAQEIQMQMAEQLKAIL from the coding sequence ATGGATAAGCAACAATTATTTGAAAACATAAAGCGCAAAAAATCATTCCTCTGTGTAGGACTTGATACTGACATCAAGAAAATCCCGGACCATCTGTTGAAAGAAGAAGATCCGATCTTTGCATTCAACAAAGCCATCATCGATGCAACGGCAGATTTGTGCATCGCCTATAAACCCAATCTGGCTTTTTATGAAAGCATGGGCGTAAAAGGGTGGATCGCATTTGAAAAGACTGTGAAGTACATCAAGGAGAACTATCCGGATCAATTCATCATTGCTGACGCAAAGCGTGGTGACATCGGAAATACTTCTGCAATGTATGCCCGTACATTCTTTGAAGAGCTTGATATCGACTCTGTCACAGTAGCCCCTTACATGGGCGAAGACAGCGTTACCCCGTTTCTTGCCTATGAAGGTAAATGGGTGATCCTACTGGCATTGACTTCCAACAAAGGTTCTCATGATTTCCAATTGACAGAAGATGTAAACGGCGAACGTCTGTTCGAGAAGGTATTACGTAAATCACAAGAATGGGCTGGCGACAACTGCATGATGTATGTGGTAGGTGCCACTCAAGGACGCGCTTTTGAGGAGATCCGCCAGATTGTACCGAACCATTTCCTTCTTGTACCAGGTGTAGGAGCACAAGGCGGTTCACTCGAAGAAGTTTGTAAATACGGAATGAACAGTACATGCGGATTGATTGTTAATTCTTCCCGCGGTATCATCTACGTAGATAAAACAGAGAAATTTGCAGAAGCTGCCCGCACCGCCGCACAAGAAATACAGATGCAAATGGCCGAACAACTCAAAGCTATTCTCTGA
- the prfA gene encoding peptide chain release factor 1 has protein sequence MADNSTILEKLNGLVARFEEISTLITDPAVIADQKRYVKLTKEYKELDDLMKARKEYIQILGNIEEAKKILANESDAEMREMAKEEMDNSQERLSVLEEEIKLMLVPADPQDSKNAILEIRGGAGGDEAAIFAGDLFRMYAKFCETKGWKMEVSNANEGTAGGFKEVVCSITGDHVYGILKYESGVHRVQRVPATETQGRVHTSAASVAVLPEAEEFDVVINEGEIKWDTFRSGGAGGQNVNKVESGVRLRYIWKNPNTGIAEEILIECTETRDQPKNKERALARLRTFIYDKEHQKYIDDIASKRKTMVSTGDRSAKIRTYNYPQGRITDHRINYTIYNLAAFMDGDIQDCIDHLIVAENAERLKESEL, from the coding sequence ATGGCAGATAATAGTACCATACTCGAAAAATTAAACGGACTCGTAGCCCGTTTTGAGGAAATATCCACCCTTATCACAGATCCTGCAGTGATTGCCGATCAGAAACGTTATGTCAAGTTGACTAAGGAATATAAGGAATTAGACGACTTGATGAAAGCAAGGAAAGAATATATCCAAATACTGGGTAATATTGAAGAAGCTAAAAAGATCCTTGCCAATGAATCGGATGCTGAAATGCGAGAAATGGCGAAAGAAGAAATGGACAATAGCCAAGAGCGACTCTCGGTGTTGGAAGAAGAAATCAAACTGATGCTTGTTCCTGCCGATCCGCAAGACAGTAAGAACGCAATTCTCGAAATCCGTGGCGGTGCAGGAGGAGACGAAGCAGCTATCTTTGCCGGTGACCTCTTTCGTATGTATGCCAAATTCTGTGAAACTAAAGGCTGGAAGATGGAGGTCTCCAACGCGAACGAGGGAACAGCCGGTGGATTCAAAGAAGTTGTTTGTAGCATCACGGGCGATCATGTATACGGAATTTTAAAATATGAATCGGGAGTACACCGCGTACAGCGTGTTCCTGCTACCGAAACACAAGGACGTGTTCATACTTCTGCCGCATCAGTGGCGGTACTTCCCGAAGCAGAAGAGTTCGATGTAGTCATCAATGAAGGGGAAATCAAATGGGATACATTCCGAAGTGGTGGTGCCGGCGGACAGAATGTAAATAAGGTAGAATCCGGAGTACGTCTGCGTTATATCTGGAAAAACCCTAATACAGGCATTGCCGAAGAGATACTCATTGAATGTACCGAAACACGTGACCAACCGAAAAATAAAGAACGTGCTCTGGCCCGTCTCCGTACATTCATCTATGACAAAGAACATCAAAAATACATCGATGATATTGCCTCCAAACGTAAGACAATGGTATCGACCGGAGACCGCTCTGCCAAAATCCGTACTTACAACTATCCGCAGGGACGAATCACCGACCATCGCATCAATTACACGATTTATAATCTTGCCGCATTCATGGACGGGGATATTCAAGACTGTATCGATCACCTGATCGTAGCCGAAAATGCGGAACGCTTGAAAGAAAGCGAACTTTAG